One segment of Macrotis lagotis isolate mMagLag1 chromosome 1, bilby.v1.9.chrom.fasta, whole genome shotgun sequence DNA contains the following:
- the LOC141491954 gene encoding uncharacterized protein LOC141491954, translating into MKSLSEVPHNRSSPWKGLLATVFILSCWIQLTSAQDAFITVVPNPPYGIVGRNVILNIQGFSGKALVYTWYRKSVDKKNEITEYIALIGRQTETNIRQKVLQNGSLFIPDLALSDTDDYVVQILDISRIDTIEARGHLAVYDRENKFLLSGRAILGIVFGGLAGVILIGGLIYFLFFRKTGRASKHYFSEKGHSASERGEETTTAGIQGSAMSAQDLASSCAFPEIPPMSPYQSLDISRVDVYERL; encoded by the exons ATGAAGAGTCTCTCAGAAGTTCCCCACAACAGGAGCAGTCCATGGAAGGGACTCCTGGCCACAG tTTTCATCCTCAGCTGTTGGATTCAGCTGACATCTGCTCAAGATGCTTTCATCACTGTTGTGCCAAACCCACCCTATGGGATAGTGGGTAGAAATGTCATCTTGAACATCCAGGGATTCTCAGGGAAGGCCTTAGTCTATACTTGGTACAGAAAGTCAGTAGACAAGAAAAACGAGATCACTGAGTATATTGCTCTTATTGGAAGGCAGACAGAAACTAATATCCGGCAGAAGGTGCTCCAAAATGGCTCCCTGTTCATCCCTGACCTCGCCCTCAGTGACACTGATGACTATGTTGTTCAAATTCTTGATATCTCAAGAATCGACACAATAGAAGCACGGGGACATTTAGCAGTGTATG acagagaaaataaattcttgctaTCTGGAAGGGCCATCTTAGGAATTGTGTTTGGAGGTCTGGCTGGAGTGATTCTCATTGGGGGCTTAATCTATTTCCTGTTCTTCAGAAAGACTGGAAG GGCCAGCAAACACTACTTTTCAGAGAAGGGCCATTCAGCATCTGAACGTG GTGAGGAAACCACCACTGCTGGCATACAAGGATCAGCTATGTCTGCACAG GACCTGGCTTCCTCCTGTGCTTTTCCTGAAATCCCACCCATGAGTCCCTATCAG TCACTGGATATCAGCAGAGTGGATGTTTATGAAAGACTCTAA